In a single window of the Hypanus sabinus isolate sHypSab1 chromosome 15, sHypSab1.hap1, whole genome shotgun sequence genome:
- the LOC132405149 gene encoding eukaryotic translation initiation factor 4E-like, with translation MAAAQPVHMTFRKSEKTKSPRKEIIQPCMKHPLQNRWTLWFFKNDKSKPWQANLRLVTKFDTVEDFWALYNHIQVASRLTSGCDYSLFKDGIEPMWEDSKNKCGGRWLITLSKQQRMLELDQFWLETLLCLIGEAFDEYSNDVCGAVINVRAKGDKIAIWTCDTENEAAVLHIGKIYKERLGLPVKVVIGYQAHADTATKSGVGVKNKFIV, from the exons ATGGCGGCCGCACAGCCG GTTCACATGACATTTCGAAAATCTGAGAAAACAAAATCCCCTAGGAAAGAGATTATTCAGCCTTGTATGAAACATCCTTTACAGAACAG GTGGACACTCTGGTTTTTCAAAAATGATAAAAGCAAACCCTGGCAGGCAAATCTTCGTCTGGTTACTAAATTTGACACTGTGGAGGATTTTTGGGC ATTATACAATCATATTCAAGTTGCCAGTAGGCTGACGTCAGGTTGTGACTACTCACTCTTTAAG GATGGTATTGAACCAATGTGGGAGGACAGCAAAAACAAATGTGGTGGAAGATGGTTAATTACTCTGTCAAAACAGCAAAGGATGCTGGAACTAGATCAATTCTGGCTGGAAACA TTGTTGTGCCTTATTGGAGAAGCTTTTGATGAATATAGCAATGACGTTTGTGGTGCTGTAATTAATGTTCGAGCAAAAGGAGATAAAATAGCAATCTGGACCTGTGACACTGAAAATGAAGCAGCTGTTTTGCATATAGG aaaaatttacaaggaaagaCTTGGCCTTCCTGTTAAGGTTGTGATTGGTTATCAAGCTCATGCAGATACAGCTACCAAGAGTGGAGTGGGAGTTAAAAACAAATTCATTGTGTGA